The Megalops cyprinoides isolate fMegCyp1 chromosome 22, fMegCyp1.pri, whole genome shotgun sequence genome contains a region encoding:
- the psip1a gene encoding PC4 and SFRS1 interacting protein 1a isoform X2, whose amino-acid sequence MEAAALSPEARRMTRDFKPGDLIFAKMKGYPHWPARIDEVPDGAVKPSNVKLPIFFFGTHETAFLGPKDIFPYLPNKEKYGKPNKRKGFNEGLWEIENNPKVELNGQKMRPAGFERDSSPEQPQEEEEGTTPDKKRKSALAKVSNSEAVQEERSGVMAVSEPVTNDGQTQKETAETPVKSKRGRKKKSEMEQDSEKDEVPTSPTSSPPGSEALTPKRRGRKPKAEKMLLLQQQASLDPRSSSSEMDLGEADRKRKRGSEDKSRGEKAEEDRKNDGRRKGEEERSKDPEGKQEPEAKRRKSGREESSSDTEEDEKSKSAAARRRNLLKSQQGSVEADKEDRRRKHEEHKGSEHTKDDGKKLDERKGERKKDLSTESRLQRLHGEIRLSLKIDNPDVKKCLVALDELGTLQVTTQHLQKHSELITTLKKIRRFKACQDIMDKATMLYNKFKTMFLVGEGDSVISQVLNKSLAEQRQQEEARRGALKKAEQVKEQSTDKGVNGDASAEEKREQDREQPSETTRPVAQGSEELA is encoded by the exons ATGGAAGCTGCTGCTT TGTCACCAGAAGCCCGCAGAATGACTCGAGACTTCAAACCCGGAGACCTGATTTTTGCAAAGATGAAAGGGTATCCCCACTGGCCTGCCAGG ATCGATGAGGTTCCTGATGGTGCAGTGAAACCATCAAATGTCAAACTTCCAATATTTTTCTTTGGCACTCATGAGAC TGCATTCTTGGGGCCAAAGGACATCTTCCCCTACCTgccaaacaaagaaaaatatggtAAACCAAATAAAAGGAAGGGTTTTAATGAAGGCCTGTGGGAGATTGAAAACAACCCAAAAGTTGAGCTGAATGGACAAAAG ATGAGGCCCGCGGGCTTTGAGAGGGACAGTAGCCCAGAGCAGCcgcaggaggaggaagaagggacCACTCCAGACAAGAAGAGGAAATCTGCATTAGCTAAA GTGTCCAACAGTGAGGCTGTGCAGGaggagaggtcaggggtcatggCTGTGTCTGAGCCTGTGACTAATGAT ggacaaacacaaaaagaaactgcCGAAACTCCGGTGAAATCCAAGAGGGGTAGAAAGAAGAAG AGTGAAATGGAACAAGATTCAGAGAAAGATGAAGTTCCCACTAGCCCTACATCAAGTCCTCCAG GTAGCGAGGCGCTCACTCCCAAACGCAGAGGCAGGAAACCCAAAGCTGAGAAGATGCTGCTCCTTCAGCAGCAGGCCTCTCTGGACCCCCGCAGCTCTAGCAGTGAAAT GGACCTGGGGGAAgcggacaggaagaggaagcggGGGTCCGAGGACAAGAGCAGAGGTGAGAAAGCAGAGGAGGACAGAAAGAACGATGGCcggaggaagggagaggaggagaggtccAAGGACCCCGAGGGAAAGCAGGAGCCAGAGGccaagaggaggaagagtgggagggaagagagctcctcagacacagaggaggatgAG AAGAGCAAGAGTGCAGCTGCCAGAAGGCGTAACCTGCTGAAGTCTCAGCAAGGCTCTGTAGAGGCAGACAAAGAGGACAGGCGACGCAAACATGAGGAACACAAGGGCTCCGA GCATACCAAAGATGATGGAAAGAAACTAGATGAAAGGAAGGGAGAGCGGAAGAAAG ATTTATCAACAGAATCAAGGTTGCAGCGGTTACATGGAGAAATCAGACTCTCTCTGAAGATCGATAATCCT GATGTGAAGAAGTGCTTGGTAGCACTGGACGAGCTGGGCACTCTGCAGGTAACCACTCAacacctgcagaaacacagcgaGCTCATCACCACCCTCAAAAAG ATCCGTAGGTTTAAAGCCTGCCAGGACATCATGGACAAGGCCACCATGCTCTACAACAAGTTCAAGACCATGTTCCTGGTTGGGGAGGGTGACTCGGTCATCAGCCAGGTGCTGAACAAGTCCTTGGCAGAGCAGCGGCAACAGGAGGAGGCCAGGAGGGGTGCCCTGAAGAAGGCTGAACAGGTGAAGGAGCAGAGCACAG ATAAGGGTGTGAATGGAGATGCCAGTGCTGAGGAGAAGCgggagcaggacagagagcagccCTCTGAGACGACCAGACCTGTGGCACAGGGCAG TGAAGAGTTGGCCTGA
- the psip1a gene encoding PC4 and SFRS1 interacting protein 1a isoform X1, which translates to MEAAALSPEARRMTRDFKPGDLIFAKMKGYPHWPARIDEVPDGAVKPSNVKLPIFFFGTHETAFLGPKDIFPYLPNKEKYGKPNKRKGFNEGLWEIENNPKVELNGQKMRPAGFERDSSPEQPQEEEEGTTPDKKRKSALAKVSNSEAVQEERSGVMAVSEPVTNDEWINWNNGSELSQGQTQKETAETPVKSKRGRKKKSEMEQDSEKDEVPTSPTSSPPGSEALTPKRRGRKPKAEKMLLLQQQASLDPRSSSSEMDLGEADRKRKRGSEDKSRGEKAEEDRKNDGRRKGEEERSKDPEGKQEPEAKRRKSGREESSSDTEEDEKSKSAAARRRNLLKSQQGSVEADKEDRRRKHEEHKGSEHTKDDGKKLDERKGERKKDLSTESRLQRLHGEIRLSLKIDNPDVKKCLVALDELGTLQVTTQHLQKHSELITTLKKIRRFKACQDIMDKATMLYNKFKTMFLVGEGDSVISQVLNKSLAEQRQQEEARRGALKKAEQVKEQSTDKGVNGDASAEEKREQDREQPSETTRPVAQGSEELA; encoded by the exons ATGGAAGCTGCTGCTT TGTCACCAGAAGCCCGCAGAATGACTCGAGACTTCAAACCCGGAGACCTGATTTTTGCAAAGATGAAAGGGTATCCCCACTGGCCTGCCAGG ATCGATGAGGTTCCTGATGGTGCAGTGAAACCATCAAATGTCAAACTTCCAATATTTTTCTTTGGCACTCATGAGAC TGCATTCTTGGGGCCAAAGGACATCTTCCCCTACCTgccaaacaaagaaaaatatggtAAACCAAATAAAAGGAAGGGTTTTAATGAAGGCCTGTGGGAGATTGAAAACAACCCAAAAGTTGAGCTGAATGGACAAAAG ATGAGGCCCGCGGGCTTTGAGAGGGACAGTAGCCCAGAGCAGCcgcaggaggaggaagaagggacCACTCCAGACAAGAAGAGGAAATCTGCATTAGCTAAA GTGTCCAACAGTGAGGCTGTGCAGGaggagaggtcaggggtcatggCTGTGTCTGAGCCTGTGACTAATGAT GAATGGATCAATTGGAACAATGGATCAGAACTAAGTCAG ggacaaacacaaaaagaaactgcCGAAACTCCGGTGAAATCCAAGAGGGGTAGAAAGAAGAAG AGTGAAATGGAACAAGATTCAGAGAAAGATGAAGTTCCCACTAGCCCTACATCAAGTCCTCCAG GTAGCGAGGCGCTCACTCCCAAACGCAGAGGCAGGAAACCCAAAGCTGAGAAGATGCTGCTCCTTCAGCAGCAGGCCTCTCTGGACCCCCGCAGCTCTAGCAGTGAAAT GGACCTGGGGGAAgcggacaggaagaggaagcggGGGTCCGAGGACAAGAGCAGAGGTGAGAAAGCAGAGGAGGACAGAAAGAACGATGGCcggaggaagggagaggaggagaggtccAAGGACCCCGAGGGAAAGCAGGAGCCAGAGGccaagaggaggaagagtgggagggaagagagctcctcagacacagaggaggatgAG AAGAGCAAGAGTGCAGCTGCCAGAAGGCGTAACCTGCTGAAGTCTCAGCAAGGCTCTGTAGAGGCAGACAAAGAGGACAGGCGACGCAAACATGAGGAACACAAGGGCTCCGA GCATACCAAAGATGATGGAAAGAAACTAGATGAAAGGAAGGGAGAGCGGAAGAAAG ATTTATCAACAGAATCAAGGTTGCAGCGGTTACATGGAGAAATCAGACTCTCTCTGAAGATCGATAATCCT GATGTGAAGAAGTGCTTGGTAGCACTGGACGAGCTGGGCACTCTGCAGGTAACCACTCAacacctgcagaaacacagcgaGCTCATCACCACCCTCAAAAAG ATCCGTAGGTTTAAAGCCTGCCAGGACATCATGGACAAGGCCACCATGCTCTACAACAAGTTCAAGACCATGTTCCTGGTTGGGGAGGGTGACTCGGTCATCAGCCAGGTGCTGAACAAGTCCTTGGCAGAGCAGCGGCAACAGGAGGAGGCCAGGAGGGGTGCCCTGAAGAAGGCTGAACAGGTGAAGGAGCAGAGCACAG ATAAGGGTGTGAATGGAGATGCCAGTGCTGAGGAGAAGCgggagcaggacagagagcagccCTCTGAGACGACCAGACCTGTGGCACAGGGCAG TGAAGAGTTGGCCTGA
- the psip1a gene encoding PC4 and SFRS1 interacting protein 1a isoform X3 encodes MEAAALSPEARRMTRDFKPGDLIFAKMKGYPHWPARIDEVPDGAVKPSNVKLPIFFFGTHETAFLGPKDIFPYLPNKEKYGKPNKRKGFNEGLWEIENNPKVELNGQKMRPAGFERDSSPEQPQEEEEGTTPDKKRKSALAKGQTQKETAETPVKSKRGRKKKSEMEQDSEKDEVPTSPTSSPPGSEALTPKRRGRKPKAEKMLLLQQQASLDPRSSSSEMDLGEADRKRKRGSEDKSRGEKAEEDRKNDGRRKGEEERSKDPEGKQEPEAKRRKSGREESSSDTEEDEKSKSAAARRRNLLKSQQGSVEADKEDRRRKHEEHKGSEHTKDDGKKLDERKGERKKDLSTESRLQRLHGEIRLSLKIDNPDVKKCLVALDELGTLQVTTQHLQKHSELITTLKKIRRFKACQDIMDKATMLYNKFKTMFLVGEGDSVISQVLNKSLAEQRQQEEARRGALKKAEQVKEQSTDKGVNGDASAEEKREQDREQPSETTRPVAQGSEELA; translated from the exons ATGGAAGCTGCTGCTT TGTCACCAGAAGCCCGCAGAATGACTCGAGACTTCAAACCCGGAGACCTGATTTTTGCAAAGATGAAAGGGTATCCCCACTGGCCTGCCAGG ATCGATGAGGTTCCTGATGGTGCAGTGAAACCATCAAATGTCAAACTTCCAATATTTTTCTTTGGCACTCATGAGAC TGCATTCTTGGGGCCAAAGGACATCTTCCCCTACCTgccaaacaaagaaaaatatggtAAACCAAATAAAAGGAAGGGTTTTAATGAAGGCCTGTGGGAGATTGAAAACAACCCAAAAGTTGAGCTGAATGGACAAAAG ATGAGGCCCGCGGGCTTTGAGAGGGACAGTAGCCCAGAGCAGCcgcaggaggaggaagaagggacCACTCCAGACAAGAAGAGGAAATCTGCATTAGCTAAA ggacaaacacaaaaagaaactgcCGAAACTCCGGTGAAATCCAAGAGGGGTAGAAAGAAGAAG AGTGAAATGGAACAAGATTCAGAGAAAGATGAAGTTCCCACTAGCCCTACATCAAGTCCTCCAG GTAGCGAGGCGCTCACTCCCAAACGCAGAGGCAGGAAACCCAAAGCTGAGAAGATGCTGCTCCTTCAGCAGCAGGCCTCTCTGGACCCCCGCAGCTCTAGCAGTGAAAT GGACCTGGGGGAAgcggacaggaagaggaagcggGGGTCCGAGGACAAGAGCAGAGGTGAGAAAGCAGAGGAGGACAGAAAGAACGATGGCcggaggaagggagaggaggagaggtccAAGGACCCCGAGGGAAAGCAGGAGCCAGAGGccaagaggaggaagagtgggagggaagagagctcctcagacacagaggaggatgAG AAGAGCAAGAGTGCAGCTGCCAGAAGGCGTAACCTGCTGAAGTCTCAGCAAGGCTCTGTAGAGGCAGACAAAGAGGACAGGCGACGCAAACATGAGGAACACAAGGGCTCCGA GCATACCAAAGATGATGGAAAGAAACTAGATGAAAGGAAGGGAGAGCGGAAGAAAG ATTTATCAACAGAATCAAGGTTGCAGCGGTTACATGGAGAAATCAGACTCTCTCTGAAGATCGATAATCCT GATGTGAAGAAGTGCTTGGTAGCACTGGACGAGCTGGGCACTCTGCAGGTAACCACTCAacacctgcagaaacacagcgaGCTCATCACCACCCTCAAAAAG ATCCGTAGGTTTAAAGCCTGCCAGGACATCATGGACAAGGCCACCATGCTCTACAACAAGTTCAAGACCATGTTCCTGGTTGGGGAGGGTGACTCGGTCATCAGCCAGGTGCTGAACAAGTCCTTGGCAGAGCAGCGGCAACAGGAGGAGGCCAGGAGGGGTGCCCTGAAGAAGGCTGAACAGGTGAAGGAGCAGAGCACAG ATAAGGGTGTGAATGGAGATGCCAGTGCTGAGGAGAAGCgggagcaggacagagagcagccCTCTGAGACGACCAGACCTGTGGCACAGGGCAG TGAAGAGTTGGCCTGA
- the snapc3 gene encoding snRNA-activating protein complex subunit 3: MAATQINSNNNVPVYEYTDINTKPFHVGAFLSLWKETLKPSDYSFQDTPEEREDAEFAEEMGVPSETVDELKAICSPHTLNSHPEDENLDKDVVPENPSLQTLRLRKKRQDYKETLLRDMTCRQDVYANELEILAMGRRPEDPEDLVPEGELILSVNVLYPVIFERFKNVRPHQTFQVLGSQKLTQLRDAVCCVSDLQVSGEFSNTPDMAPEFISKDHYKSAFFYFEGVFYNDLRYPECTDLSLTVLEWAKTHDFPTFQTAKMEDTTFNKLNIRIGYPYLYSHQGDCEHVVIFTDIRLAHRDDCLDQTLFPLLTHKHRVITRKCAVCHLYISRWITTNDQLAPMDPCLFCDVCFRMLHYDSQGNKIGDFLAYPYVDAGAFN; encoded by the exons ATGGCGGCAACCCAAATTAATTCTAATAATAACGTGCCAGTTTACGAATATACGGATATAAATACAAAACCGTTTCATGTTGGCGCTTTTCTAAGTCTGTGGAAAGAGACCCTGAAACCTAGTGATTATTCTTTTCAAGATACACCAGAGGAAAGGGAGGATGCCGAATTTGCAGAAGAGATGGGAGTCCCCTCAGAAACAGTTGATGAGCTCAAAGCTATCTGCAG CCCGCATACTTTAAACAGTCATCCAGAAGATGAGAATCTTGATAAGGACGTTGTACCGGAGAACCCCAGTCTGCAAACCTTACG GCTGAGGAAGAAGAGGCAGGACTATAAAGAAACCCTTCTTAGAGACATGACGTGCCGACAGGACGTTTATGCCAATGAACTG GAAATCCTGGCAATGGGCAGGAGGCCTGAAGATCCTGAGGACCTGGTGCCGGAAGGGGAGCTCATTCTGAGTGTCAACGTCCTGTACCCAGTTATATTTGAGAGG TTTAAGAACGTCCGGCCTCACCAGACCTTCCAGGTGCTGGGGTCCCAGAAGCTGACGCAGCTGCGggatgctgtgtgctgtgtgagtgacCTGCAGGTGAGCGGGGAGTTCAGCAACACACCAGATATGGCCCCGGAGTTCATCAGCAAg GATCACTACAAGTCGGCATTCTTTTACTTCGAAGGAGTCTTTTACAATGACCTGCGCTACCCGGAGTGCACAGATCTCAGCCT GACCGTTTTGGAATGGGCAAAAACCCATGACTTCCCAACTTTCCAGACCGCAAAGATGGAAGACACCACGTTCAACAAGCTGAATATAAGGATCGGGTACCCTTACCTGTACTCTCATCAAGGAGACTGTGAACATGTGGTCATCTTTACTGACATTAG ATTGGCCCATCGGGATGACTGCCTGGACCAGACGCTGTTCCCACTCCTCACCCACAAGCACAGGGTCATCACCCGGAAGTGTGCTGTGTGCCACCTGTACATCAGCAG GTGGATAACCACCAATGACCAATTAGCCCCTATGGACCCCTGCCTGTTCTGTGATGTGTGCTTCCGAATGCTGCACTACGACAGCCAGGGAAACAAGATTGGAGATTTCCTGGCTTACCCCTATGTGGATGCAGGCGCATTCAACTGA